A single window of Ammospiza caudacuta isolate bAmmCau1 chromosome 12, bAmmCau1.pri, whole genome shotgun sequence DNA harbors:
- the RHOA gene encoding transforming protein RhoA: MAAIRKKLVIVGDGACGKTCLLIVFSKDQFPEVYVPTVFENYVADIEVDGKQVELALWDTAGQEDYDRLRPLSYPDTDVILMCFSIDSPDSLENIPEKWTPEVKHFCPNVPIILVGNKKDLRNDEHTRRELAKMKQEPVKPEEGRDMANRIGAFGYMECSAKTKDGVREVFEMATRAALQARRGKKKSGCLLL, encoded by the exons atGGCAGCCATTCGAAAAAAGCTGGTTATAGTGGGAGATGGTGCCTGTGGAAAGACCTGTCTGCTGATTGTATTTAGCAAAGACCAGTTCCCTGAAGTGTATGTTCCCACTGTCTTTGAAAATTACGTAGCAGATATTGAAGTGGATGGAAAGCAG GTTGAGTTGGCTTTGTGGGATACAGCAGGACAGGAAGACTACGATCGACTTAGACCGCTTTCTTATCCAGATACTGATGTTATACTTATGTGTTTTTCAATTGATAGTCCTGATAGTTTAG aaaacatCCCAGAGAAGTGGACCCCGGAGGTGAAGCATTTCTGCCCCAACGTGCCTATCATCTTGGTAGGAAACAAGAAGGACCTGAGGAATGACGAACACACAAGACGAGAGCTGGCCAAAATGAAGCAG GAGCCTGTGAAACCCGAGGAGGGCCGGGACATGGCAAACCGCATTGGTGCATTCGGGTACATGGAGTGTTCGGCAAAGACCAAAGACGGTGTCAGGGAGGTGTTTGAAATGGCCACTAGAGCTGCTTTGCAAGCCCGGCGTGGCAAGAAAAAGTCCGGGTGCCTTCTCTTATAA